In Papaver somniferum cultivar HN1 chromosome 9, ASM357369v1, whole genome shotgun sequence, the genomic stretch ATCGTGGCACTGGGACCTCGCTCAGTACTGCTACTTTATCAGTCAAAAGAACTAAACTACCCATCAGATTCCAAGCTTAAAAGGACATCAAAGTGAGCTCATTCGGATTTTTATTTCTAGCTTACACCAAATGCATTTTCCATAAACACACAAACTATCCCCTTGTTGTTTCAGTTGTAGAAAAGTTATTTTAGAGCCAGAGAGAAAAATGAAAGGAATAGATCTTTTTTGTTCATCTTCAGCTTCAACAGCAATATGTTCAAGTATGGATCAAAGATCCATGGTCCGCAATCGTCATCTCGGCGGCAACAGAAGACCCTTTGATCATCACCAGCATCGTCGTGGTGATTCGCACGGAAGATCATCGGTAGACAGTGGATCAAGAAGATCGAGAAGAAAAGGAAGTACTAGAATTCTAACTTCTACTACTAGTATCACTCATCCAGTATCCACAAACAATAACCCCAAACACAATCACCACCATAGTACCAGTGGTAACACTAGGAAGACGTCTACCAAGCCAACTATCAGTCATGGGCATGACAATAGTCTTCTTGACTCTTCTAGATACTTATTGAGTGACACTACTTTCCTCGACGATCATCAGTACTCAACCGAAATGGATATGCCCGTTTCGGCTTCAGTTCCTCGCCGTCAACGTCCTTCAAGGTCTGCGCACGCTTTGGGTCATTATCTTAATGAACCACAGTCATCGCCACCACCATCGTCAAGGTCACGGGCTTTGGTTCCCCTTGACGAACCGTCTTCAGTAAGGTCAACCCCTGGTTACAATGAAGAACAACCACGgttgtcatcatcatcatcgagaTCTCGTGCTCTGGTACCTCGTCATCATGAAGAACAACCGcggttatcatcatcatcatcatcatcgagaAATCGCGCTTTGGTACCTCATCATGAACCACTACCATCTCCATCAAGAACGCGTGCTTTGGTTCGCCATGAACAATCTTCTTCATCATTAAAATCACAGGCGTTGGTCCCTCGTGATCACAACGACCAATTTTCATCGAAAACACGGTCTGTTAATAGGTTTTCAGCAGATTCATCTCCTGCTTTACTACCTGCTCCTCATCAGGTAACATCTCTCTCTAAGTAGCAATAATCTTGTTCAAACTTTcgattgttatggacatatcactAATCATCTTGGCATAAATTTTTGTTAGGTTGTGGTTTTGAGGGTATCCCTCCACTGCAAGGGCTGTGAAGCTAAAGTTAGGAAACATGTCTCTAGAATGGAAGGTACAACTAATattcacaaattttctactttatAAATTCTTGCAAACTAGTAAATTTTTTTTGCAAGACTTACATCTTTTCTTTTGGTTTGCAGGGGTGACATCTTATAATATCGATTTTGCGAACAAAAAAGTGACGGTCACCGGAGATGTAACGCCACTGGGAGTCCTCACTAGTGTCTCAAAGGTAAAGAACGCGGAATTCTGGCCTTCTACTTCGTCGACAACATCGTCACCGACCTCCAATTAGTTAAGTTTACAGAGGAATCAATTAAAGTTTGATTAATTTGTAATTAACGTAGtgcttgtgtatggatgtgttttATTAAAGGTATTCTTCCATCATTTTAATCTAATGTAATCAATTCGTATCATTTGTAATCAAAcctgtttttttttaattgtataAACTATGAATTAAAAGAAAAGGTAAAGTAAGAAGTTCTTTTGTTACTTTCTTCCTTATATTATACTCTACGGCGTCATTTGCCGTCTAAAGTGTTTTAACATGTACTCTGTAAAACCGGTAATAAATGGCTCTAAAtactctatcaaaaaaaaaaggctcTAAATTTCGTTCTTGTAAGAGAATACTAGTAACCTTGTAAGATTGGTGTGGATAACCAAACTGACAGGAAAATATTAAGAATTTATTTGGCTAGTAGTTGTGTCACTCTGACTCTGTGTTAGTGATTATGCTTTCGGACGCATAAAATCAATCTCAGAAATCGGAATAAAAAGAATCCGTATTTCACGTTACCTAATAATCGTGTAATTTTGACTTTCATCGTTTTTACTTTGGCAAGAAGTGTGCACTTAAAGGATAAACACACTTTAGTGATGATGGCTTTGTATGGAAATTGCACTCTCAATTGATGTGATGACAATATGATTTGCGTTTCCTGGATCCAGGCTTTTTCTCCCCTGCTTTTCTTGCTTTTTCAGATTTTGGAAGCATtcactttcttcttttttcttgtttcttgttccaaaCTTTTGATCCATATCCCCGAGTTGAAGGTGGAAAAACAACAATACGGAtatggtaacttttttttttctgtttcaaGATTTTGTCGGATATCAAACAGCATGTCACCAATAGATGGTGTCAAAACTTTCATTGACTCATAGATTCACAATTTAGGCACATTTCTGAATTCTAGTCTGCCTTGTGGCTTCAAGGTTGAAGCCATTGTCCGAGACGAGAAGTCGAGAACTATTATATATAAGTAGATGCTGAAAAGCCGAAGGTGCCATTGTGCCAATATATACACTCCCAAAGATGCTGCTTAAGTACTGGAAACAGGTGATAATAATGCagtgggtaccccttatcatctaAGTTTAGGTCCAGAGTTAATTACTTGGGGATCAGTTCTTTTGTCTGTTAACTCTTCTATTGGGTCTTTTGTGTTTCACTTCCTCCTGTAatctttttttaatgattttttatACCTGCcgaagaaaaataacaaaaacaaaatcatgTACTAGATTTTATTTTACACTTTTAAACATTTCTTTACGAGAGAATTTTGAATTTAAGGATACCATTTACGAGTCTTGCCGTGACGAGGTCATCCCCGTGATAGTCTTTGTAAGGATGCGCTTTCTAGCCATTGGATATAACATCTTAGATATCTACGCATCTCTAGAACgatattataaaataaaaatattaatattatttttatatataaaaaaatgaaaagttaCTCTTAATATTATATTTATTACTCTTCTACGTTTCTCTGGCAAATAAACAATTGATTGGCGGAAAGGCAGAAGAAGAACATTTAGTACGTAATGATAATGACAAGGAATGAAACGATAAAAGAAATTTAGACTCAACCGTAAGTGTTCAACACAAAGAGGTATTGGTAGGATAATGGTTAAGTTTTTGAAGCCAAGCAAATTATAACAAGGAAGGACAGTTTGATGGATGCGCTGTTATCACTAGTGATTTCGGTGAGGGAACTGCGGACGTGTGTGCTCCACTTATGTACTTGTGATCCGTATTTTTCATCTCCTATTGACGTGTTTGTGCTGTATTACAAAATTCTAATGTGGATGCTATAACTTGTTCATTTTATGCCTTCTCGTTAAGATAGCATTAATTATAATCAATCGTCTATGCGCAATAGTTCTGGGGTCTGtatttgtgaacacataaatcacgaagccatccacgtattcgcaaacaatattcgcatacatcctaattttAGAATTGTACGCCGCatatgtaaaggggatgattatatcgattcatcgactcgaacccttcgggcttgtcattgtctagtcgaatattatcataaataatgttcgtataaaggaataaacagagaatcaagtataaatgtaaatcacatgaagttcaacgctgaatgtaaggtgctgaaatgtaaataagacaaagatttacgtggttcggcactaaggcctacatccacggggctggtgtttcactatgtattgaatgattacaaagatagtcgaatgaatttagagtatacataggtctgcggaagtaggggaatTAATTATTCTTCCTATTTCTATCTCCTATACTCTCCTATAATTGCtttggattggtcgaccccttccctcttagtggagaggggtatttatagggttggaacgtgggtcctacttctgaggtgccgttgtaatcttatcttcttgtgctttctgcccattacgcagaggtcttcggcatatgccgcggcctgagcttgaacaagaagggttatcctcgcctcttccacgagctgattgacacgtgtttatctctttggtatttaatgcgggtagatggatgtctgctcgtgtcagataagtgtctctttgtctggtcacatttgtgtcagtcaaacttcttctcagccgttgatctgggatcttcctcgggattgggtgtattaacacccaaggggtattatctggtgctcctctaagccatcatacctctgtgatcctctgtccctgactgtcagatctgctgaccggtggcatcatatgatgagatgcttgttatcatgttttgatatcttgttttgcatgccttccacgtgtctctttctgtacacgtggtggatgatgaaaggtgtacatacaattttcccctcttcttctgacttgggcgcattttacaatttagaagaagaaaggtcgtcctacacgtttcccaccttgcattaactttccccataactgctccttggtacgagggacaattattgtcttctctagcttcataaataggaaagagaatgtgaaaaaaaacttttatcctcttcttgtcagtgttcatcctcttcttgttttctattcttgttctttagtcatttattatcgtcattcctgtgaggaagataacagcattcaattttctgtctctttcgctctcgattgttgttTCCCCTGTATCGCAGACAACTAGTATTCCATTTTTTGaaatctccgatcctcctttcttcgaacTGTGGTTGgggcttgtcgtcctcttcttatacaggtatggggttcttcattagctgctcatcattgatttatccatgtatctacccgtttgtttcctgctgctgtattcttgtctttgtgatgaagaacacacatgttgaagcatatatgcttgcccctgttctttgttacaaagtctatgaatctgtatctaagtattatccatggagttggatggagtatttctggttatttttagttcttagggtttttaatgtttatccggatgaaccatcaattatgggttttttgatctttagcgATCTCCtcatattcttctctaaactgtttttgtgtttctttgtagatatgtctgatcatccgcgggctccttaccaaaccctgccgtctagtccgccaagatcccctccgcgtcgagattctgacagatctccacttggggaaggtccttacaagtcttcacaatcggatcctcggggtcatagggtttcatcttcctctggtgcgaaggttgCGCCTACTAAGAAAGGAGaggtgccgaagggtccttcttggtctaggtatgctgttaaccgtgccccttctcgtcctcgtgaagattctaggagtgcgCAGGCTccccctcgtgatgactctaggagtacgtgggctcctcctcctcgtaatgaagccttggatgttccgccccttcgttttATGGCTCATCCTTCAGTGTCTCCACAGAAATATTTGCCGCATCCTCCCACGGTTTCTTTCAAacggaagtactccaagggtactatgtcgagagctgattcgtctaaaaatcttccttctaaaaggaaagcttcggaattgagccCTACTACTGATTCCgcaaacgaagaagaaactgtccccgtgatacgcagcatttcagttggtaagaagaaggtcactttcaagcatattatcttgagatgttcaaggaaaaacatgagcttcaagcttttgaggtacgcttctatgcccctgacgatgatatcacttatgagctccttgctaagtatcagtttgacgagtttcatttgttgactacggttggagccttcgaggcagGTCTCATGTTGcccttatataagtcgggtgactccttttattatgacgtgttggctagtcgcgaaggctcttccacgaacactcataatcgttccgtgtcataactatctgggaattatcttcgttcacttaAGGAATgatacctgcgaagcaagggggagactatgatgacctgctatgttccaaatcctgctgagagagagtggtacactcctcaaaaTTTTAATGGTTCTTTTGGGgcttatgtcaacagtagaaaccgtaagccgtggagtgttagtcttcgtaatattgctgctcctcgtggtgaaattcgtcttttgagtgaggtgagtgatgccaagctgaagtatgttcctggtactgagggatctgcatctgctaaacggaaactctttcctgctcgtgaaaggattaaacgtgaccatgattatgaatggcatgctactgttattgaggtagttggtccttgcgcttatggttggattcctggtccgcgcggttggcgtccttttGAAAAcaacaagcctcgtgaaactcctcctggtcgttatggagatttctgtccttggcgtacgaatttcgcgggcatgaattttccttacgctcttgatgtcgttgatggagatgaggaggagggttctggtgctacccatccaccgaagagtgctgctgctgccaaggtatagtttcttcttatattctctattctatttgcccctttttcattgcttgaaataattttcatttttgaagtgagggaaaaaatgagcctttgtggggatgtgtactggtttgtaggtgtcgaagaagaagaaacttggaccaaaataatcttctactgtggttaccggtgaggctgaggtttatgaggaggttacgagtcctgtaaacgatggatatgctgaggatgaagaaatgtccgatggagaagagcataccgacacttctcaccctgatgaagaaggtggtaatggtgaagaagaagttgccgcgggtggtgatggtgaagaacggattgccgcgggtggtgatggtgagtctgagggaaatattaccgttggtggtactggcgtgGGTGGATACTCTTCCCTGTTAgcgataatattgttggtgtgggtactcttccctttatttcccctgaattttctttcggtaggatatattccgcggggaatcctttgatgtgaatgctgccatgggtcttgccgaagacttctcatttctttccccaaatgatgattgggatgtgcttggggatattggtaaagaagatgccaccggtcagcaggctgaaaacgtcggtggtcatactgaggctAGTGATGTCGAGACCTgcgcgagtgaggggagaacaTCCAAAGTAAAGTCTGCGGTTGAAtttccttcagaggatttcccttactcgctaatgcctgaaggcgaagattccattttggcttggcttaagaagaaaagtCTGATGTTTTTCCCCAACCCTGCCCTAGTGGTCCccggtgagaagaattctgacgcttatactcgtcagatgatgcaagt encodes the following:
- the LOC113308971 gene encoding protein SODIUM POTASSIUM ROOT DEFECTIVE 1-like, whose product is MKGIDLFCSSSASTAICSSMDQRSMVRNRHLGGNRRPFDHHQHRRGDSHGRSSVDSGSRRSRRKGSTRILTSTTSITHPVSTNNNPKHNHHHSTSGNTRKTSTKPTISHGHDNSLLDSSRYLLSDTTFLDDHQYSTEMDMPVSASVPRRQRPSRSAHALGHYLNEPQSSPPPSSRSRALVPLDEPSSVRSTPGYNEEQPRLSSSSSRSRALVPRHHEEQPRLSSSSSSSRNRALVPHHEPLPSPSRTRALVRHEQSSSSLKSQALVPRDHNDQFSSKTRSVNRFSADSSPALLPAPHQVVVLRVSLHCKGCEAKVRKHVSRMEGVTSYNIDFANKKVTVTGDVTPLGVLTSVSKVKNAEFWPSTSSTTSSPTSN